The following DNA comes from Anaerostipes rhamnosivorans.
AGGCTGAATTATGCGATTTTAAAAATTATCATTGTTTCATTTTTTGTTCCAGTCCTTTCAGTCATATTTGAGAGAATCTCTCACGAGACTCTGTTGTTTTCAACTACGACTGTGATCAGGAGAATAACGGAGGTCATTGGGATCGTATGGATTTCTGGGGCAGTGGTTACGTGTTGTTTTTATATCCTTAAGTTCATACAACTGAAAAAGGCACTTTATAATGCTTGTATCTGTGACAAAAAGATCCAGCATATTGCTGGAAACTGCAGGGACAAGCTGGGTGTCAGGCGGAACATTGAAGTCTATCAGAGCTATCAGGTGCCGGTGCCGTTTATCTGTGGATTTTTACGGCCTAAGATCATACTGCCGGAAGAGCAGTACACCAAGCAGGAGCTTGAGATCATTCTGCTCCACGAGCTGGAGCACTATAAACAGAAGGATATCCTGTGGAAGTTGCTGTGTAATCTTATGGCGTGTGTTCACTGGTTTAATCCACTAAAGAAGGAAATCTGTAGGCAGATCGAGGATTGGAGTGAGGTGTATTGCGATGTACATGTGCTCAAAACCTTCGGAAGCCTAAAGCAGTATTTCAATACGATCATTTCGATTGCCACGGGAAAAAGCGGGTACCGCCAGTATCTGGCATCTGCTCTGTATGAAAACAGCAGAGGGCTGGAACTCAGAATGAGAAGAACCGCTTCGATCCGGAAGATGGCGGGGATTCCATGGAAAAGCGCGCAGATCTTCTTTGTATGTTTTTGTACGCTTGGAGTGGCTACGATTTCAGGCGCGTCTTATGGATATTACAGAGGGTATCTGTATCTGGAAGATGCGACCAGCATAAAGATAGAAGAAGAACAGGACCCTCCAAAAGTAATGGGGGAGAAAAAAAGGGCAGGGATGTTTGCGGTGAATCAGAGGACAATGCAGGATGATGTGCCTGGGAAGGAGAAGGACATATGGATTGACTGGTGGCCTGAGGCAGGAGAGAGCTTGATAAGCGGTAAATTCCGGGCAGAAGAGGGGGATACCATTCATATTATGCTAATGACATCTGAAGATGAGAACACAAAAGTGAAAAATAGTGAAATACTTGCAGGTGTTATACAGCCAGACGGAACACAAAGGTTTGTCTCGGATAAAGACCAGTTGCAGCATAGCTTCCAGATTAGAAAAAGTGGAGAATATCGTTTCTTTGTGGAAAATCAAACAGATAAGAAGATTCAATTGGCAGGAGATTATGAATTGATATCTAAGAAGAACAAGTGAGGAATGGAGGTATAGAGATGAGAAAGAAAATTTTTAAATGTTTAGCAATTACCATGCTTTTTGTTTTAATGGCTATCCCGGTTACAGTCTCCGCAGAAGAAATTGATGGTGAAACAGAATATATTTCTATGGAGGAAGATCCAGAGTTAACAGTAGAAACAGTAGATGAAGTTTTAATGCCTGCCTATACAACAAGTTATGCGTTGAATTGGACTGTAGGTAATACAGTCTTTAAACAGACAAAAGAATTTAGCAAGACATCTGGCAGTACAGTCAGCATTTATGCAAAGATAGCACCTACGACAAAAAACGTAACGATAGGCATAAAAAATACTGGCGGAGCAAGACAATATGTAAAGGCTACAGGAACTGTTAACAAAACTTTTAAAATAACAAAGACAGGGAAATATAGAGTTTTTGTTGAAAACAAATCAGGTAAATCCATTACTGTAAAGGGTAATTACAGAAGGTAATGTACCGGTATGGAAGGGTGGTGATAAGAATAGAGAAATTTAGAACCTGTAGTTTTAAGCTTATACATAAGAAAATTATTATAATAAAGATCCATGCAATACAAATGGCCGGCAAACCAGATATCTGCAAAAGCAGATAGCGTATCACATGGACATCTTTATTATAACAGATGCTGCAAATGTATAAAAGGAGAGAACGTTATGATAAAGAAATTTAGGAAGCCAGCGCTCAGTGCTGTTCTGTCTTTCATTTTGATGTTTACATCTGTCCAGTGGGGCGGTATTTTAGCCGCAGCCAGAGATGTAAAAGCGGCAGAAACGAAAGCAGAAGAGACAAAAAACGTAAAAGAAGTCATTGACAGTGAGAGCACAAAGAATTCCACCACATTCCGATTGTCAGGCGGAAAGAAAGAGTCTGTATTTTATGGACAGGATGTGCGGTACGAGGATGAAAACGGAAACTTAAAAGACTATGACCCAAGCCTTGTGGACATCAAGGAAAAGACTAGTGAACACGGCCATAACCTTAAAGATTATCAATATGAAAATAAAGATGGGGATAAGAAGCAGTATCTTCCGAAGAAACTGACGGAATCCACACCGGTGCTGATGGAACATGATCAATACGAGATTTCATTTTCACCGATCACCGGACAGAACAATACTGACAGCACAGAAAGTGATAAGAAAGACGTAGATAAGGAAAATGCATTTGCATCTATCAATAAATTGACAAGGACAAAGCTTAAGAGAGAGAAAGTCCTGACTGCAGAGGATGAAAAGGAAGAGCTGCCAGTCAGCGTGTCCTATGAGTCTGAAGACAAAAACTGCACGTTCTTATATCAGTCTCTGGATACGGGAGTGAAAGAAAGTGTCACATTAAAAGAGATCCCGGAGAGCAACCAGCTGAAGTTTAAGTTCTATGCCAAGGGACTGGAGGCAAAGAAAAATACAGAGGACGGAGGAATCACATTCTATGACAAGAAAAGTGAAGATATCATTGCCTCCTTAGAAGCACCAACCATGAACGATGCCACAGGGGATGGTTACAGCGAGAAACTATCCTATGATATGGAACCGATTCAGGGAGAAAAGGATACTTACGAATTAACATTGACACTGGATGAAGAGTATCTGAAGGATAAGGATAGGAAATACCCGATCACCATTGATCCGACGGTTACCTGGAAAGGGTCAACGGATTTCTGGGATGTGTATGTGATCAACGGAAGTTATAAAAATACAAACTTTTATGATTCAGGCGTCACAGCTATGATGGCGGGAAAAGCCAGCAAGGGAACCTACAGGACTTATCTCAGATTTAAAGACTTTACTGCAAAGATCAAAAATAAGTATGTGGACTCGGCTACACTGACCATGTATGAAACCGGGGACAGCACCAGCGGGCAGACGATTGAAGCCAGAAGGGTGACTTCCAACTGGTCAAGACCAGGTCTTACATGGAGCAACCGTCCAGGATATTCTACCAATTATGGAAGCGTCAAGACAACCGGGACGATTCATAAATCAAGAGCGATCAACTTGACAAAGTATGCCAGAGAGTGCGCCAACGGTTCCATTACCTCTTATGGCGTTATGCTCAAAAATGCCGATGAGACGAAAAAGTACGGGCAGTTTTACAGTTCCAGATATTCCAATGCCAGTTATCGGCCGAAAATGAGCGTGACTTATTACGATGGACCGACCACGCCTACATCTGCATCTGTGACTCCACAGTACCTGAAAAAGGGACAGACACTCACCGCAAAATGGGCAGGGATCAGTTCAAAGTCCTTAAATCGGGTAGAATATCGGGTTGCAACCTATGATCCGGTGAAGAATGCGGAAGTGAACGCCAGTTACCGTGCCTATTCAAGCAGTACCAAGCTTGGAACCACAGCCAGCGGAAGTGCGTCTGTGGCAGACAGCAAGAACTGGCCGGAGGGGTGTTATAAGTTTGTCATCCGGGGAGTAGACAACGGAGGAATCAATGGAACTGGGAAAGGATATATTTTTTACATAGACGGCACGGCGCCGAAGATCAACAGTATGACCATTGATGCCGGAGATGGAAAGGGAGGATCAGAGGAGAATCCGTCTTCCAATGTGACACCCGCTTTAAAATGGAATGTGACTGAAAAATATCTGTCAAAAGTGGAATATAAGGTTGGAAACGGAAGCTATGTCAATGCAGGCAGCGCACTGGCTGGACAGGTTTCCATTCCAGCATCTAATTTTAAAGATGCTGGAACTTATCAGATTACGATGAGGGTCACAGATAAGGCGGGGTATACTGCAGAGACATCCAAATACTACTATTATATCGACAACTCCAAGGCTGCCGACTATAAGCCGTCAGGGACAAAGCTTGTCAATTCTTACGGAAAGAACATCGTTTCCTGGGATAAAAAAGAAGGACTTCCGGGAAGCATTTGTTATGAAGTATACAGAGGAGGGAGTGCTGACTTTGTTCCAGGACAGGCTGATCTGGTCAGAGCCGGAGCAAAGGATTCTTATTGTGTCGATACAATGGCTGGAGACGGAAAAGATTATTACTACAAGGTCCGTTCTGTAAAACTATCAAAAAAAGGGAATGTCATTGGAACCAGTGATTTTGTGAGTGCAGGGCATGCGAAACAGAGTGCCGGATCTGAATTTAAGCAGTGGCTTGGATCTAAAGAGTATAGAGAAACACTGGAATTCAGCACACCAAACGGAAATGGAACCGTAGATAAAGCAGGCGGTAATCTTACCTTTCAGGCGGAAGACTTTACAATTCCGGCAGGCCAGCTTAACATGGGGCTTACCAGGACCTACAACAGCCAGTCTGATAAGACGGGAATGTTTGGAGACGGATGGTATGATACGTTTCACAAAGAAATATATCAGGTCGGAGACAATTTGATATTCGAAGACAGCGATGGAACTTATGTGACATTTGAAAAGAAGGGGGATTCCTATGTTTCCAGGGAGACCAAAGACTATAAGCTAAGCTTTGAGGAAGAAACTTCAAATACGAGAAGTGCATCTGATACAGGCAGCAGTCCGGCTGTGAAACAGTATATGTCTAAAGCAGCGGGGAGTGTTGTAGGAGTCTTCGGAAAGGGACCCTCCAAACAGATTAGTTTTGAGGCCAGCCATAATGTGTCCTCAGATTCACCGGGAGGCCAGTCTGAGCAAAAGACAGTAACGAAAAATATTACTTATGCATGTACCATTACAACTAAGGATAATACCATTTACCAATTTAACAGCAATGGCCAGCTGACTTCAATGAAAGAGGCCAATGATAACTTTATTGTCTATGAATATGACACCAGAGGCCGTCTGAAAACAGTAACCTCCAACAAGATTAAAACGCTGACCATGAAGTATCATGAAGGAGAGAATGCAGATCTTCTAAAAGAAATCGTTTTGCCTGACGGCACAAAGATGGAATATACTTATTCCGGAAGAAAGCTGGTGAAGGCCGTACACAGCAGCGCTGACGGAAGTGAATCTGTGTCATTTGAATACGGGTATGATGCAGCCAGTTTTGTAAATACCATTAAGGATGCCAAAGGAAATGCATATGATATTGTCTATGAAAATAACCGGGCAGTCAAAGTCAAAAAGCCAAATGGAGAGTATCAGAAAATAGCTTACGGAGATGGACAAACCACAGTTTCTAAGCACAAAACGAATGATGAGAAAATAGCAGAAGATTCCATTACCTATGACAAAGCAAATGGAAAAGTTTTAACTTCCACAAATACCGCAGGAAATAAGACATCCTATCAGTATGAAAATACCGACAATGAACTGCTCTGCACAGGGACAACAACAAAAATAAATTATCAGACGGTATCAGATACAGGAAAGATCAATTTTGCATCTGAAGAAGTGACCACAAAAACACAGTATGATGCCAATGAAAATGTGACCATGGAAAAGGACGAGTCAGGACAAGTGACTCAGACCACCTATGGAACCGGTGGAGAGGCGAACCTTCCAAAAACAGAAGTGACGAAACAGGGTGACGCAGTCATTTCAAATGTCTCTTATTCGTATGATAAAAATGGAAACCCTATAAAAGAATCTGATTCCATTGCGGACACAGAGACTGAATGGGATTATGACGAAGATGGAGAAGTCATTTTAGAAGAAGAGTATGAGGAGGGAGAGCTTCAATCCAAAGAAGAAACAGATTATACAGAAAAGGATCACATTATTACAGAAGACAGCACCCTTACCCAGGGAAATGTAAAAGAATCTTCAACAACAGTCTTAGATGCCATGGGCAGAGAGACGCAGACTCAGGATGAAAATACAAAAGAAATCACAAAGTCAGCCTACGATTTCCTTGGCAGGCAGACAAAGGTTCAAAAAGAACTGGACGGCATAACAAAGACAACCCAAAAGACCTATGATGCCAACGGTGCTCTTCTGTCAGAAGTTTCAGAGACAGGCGTGACTACATCTTACAGCTATGACACCTTAAACCGGGTGAAAACAACGACAGAAGTCTCAAAAGACGGAGTTACAAAGACTACAACGACGGATTATGGATATGCCGATCAGGAAATTCATACACTGAATGGAACTAAAAGCTATCATAATCTGGAACTGACGACAACAACGGTGAATGGCACCGTCCAGAGCCAGACTTACACCGACACTTCTGGAAATACAGTCCGGGAAAAGACCAATGGAATTTATACAGACCATGTGTTTAGCGAAGATGGAAAAGAAATCGCTTCCATTCTTCTGGGAACGGACCAGGGTGCCGAGGTCAAAGGAAAGGTGACCTTAAATCTTTATAACCGCGATGGGAAACAGACCCATACCATCCAGAATCCTGTCGTATCTGGTCAGGATGTTTCTGTGGATCCGGATCAATCCATCGTGAATCAAACAGCCTATGACGACAAAGGAAACGAATCATCTAAGACAGATGGTAACGGACATACCATTGCCTACACTTATGATGACCAGAATCGGGTCATCAAGGTATCTCAGGGAGAAAACAGCACTACCGTTTCTTACAGCATGGGCAGTGACGGGGCTTCCACTACAAGCATCACGGATGCCATGGGTCATGAGAATATTGAAGTGACCAATGCGGCAGGACTTAGTGAGAGTACAACAGATAAAGGAAATCTGGGCGAGAGTATTTCCACCAAGTTTACTTATGACACCAATGGAAATAAGACAAAGGAAACCTATGAAAACGGTGCTTACAAAACTTATCACTATGACAAAAAGAACCGTCTAACCGAGACGAATACCTACGAGGCGCCGGAAGCAGGCAGTGATACAGGAACAAGATCATTAAAAACCGCTTATAGTTACGACAGCAATGACCAGCTTCTTGAGATGGTGGATTATCAGGTCAGCGGCAATACAGAAACCGCTTACCGTTATACAGAATGTGAGTATGATGGTCTTCAGAGGAAAACTGGATATGCTGAGATCAGCCAGTCAGAGAAACCCACTGCGGATGAGATGAAAAGCCACCGCATCCGATACAGCTATGACTCCGAAGGAAAGATAATAAAAGTCACGTATCCCACAACAAAGGATGGCGTAAAGGCTCTGTCTTATCACTATACAAAGAATGGATGGCTTTCTGAGATTCAGGCAGATATAAAGAATGGGGCCGATGTCAAAGAAGCGGATGTACGGACTTATACTTATGATCGTTATGGAAAAGTGACAGAGATCAAAGACTACCGCAACATTCTGTCTGCAGGTGACAAAGCGGTGAAAAAAGTTTACACCTATGACGACTTTGACCGGGTTGCAAAGATGGTCTATACGGATCTTGAACATCCGGATACGGTGATAGAATCCTATACCTATTCCTATGACAAGAATTCTAACATTGTAGAAAAGACGCAGGTAAATAACTATCCGAAAAAGGATCAGGAAAAAGTCAACGAGACAAAGGCTTATACTTATGACTCGCTGGGAAGACTTACAAAGACTGTTACTACAGACCATCAAAAGGAAGACAGCAAAAAGACCGTTACCTATACTTATGATAAGGTTGGAAACCGTCTTTCTGAGGAAAAAGGTGATACAAAAACAACCTATGATTATAATGGACTGGATCAGATCACAGCTTCCACCACATGGAAAGATGGTACAGCAAAAGAGAACAGGCAGTATGTCTATGATAAGAACGGGAATGAGATAGGACAGACCAATACAAAGACCGGGGAGATTATTTACCGCACTTATGATGCAGAAAACCGCCTGTCCGAAGTATCTGTCACAAAGGACGGGAAGAATGCTGTCGTGCAGCAGAATCGTTATAATGGAGATGGACAGCGTACCCAGAGGGTAGAAGGTGAAAAGACAACCAACTACTATTATCAGGACGGAGCCGTATCCTACACGACCGATGCCAATGGAGAGCAGACATCCCAGGATCTTTTTGGAACAGACGGAAATATTGTTGGGACCCAGAGGTATTCAGGGGATAAAACTGCATACTATGTGTATACCAAAGACATCCAGGGAAGTACCACAAACCTTTTGAAGGAAGACGGGACGGTAGATGTTTCCTATCGTTATGATGACTTTGGAGAGACGGATAGTGTTGGGGATAATACATCCGAGAATGAAACCTGTTATACTGGCGGACGTTATGATGAGACGACGGGGCTTTATTATCTGAATGCACGGTATTATAATCCAGAGGATGGAAGGTTTTTGTCTGAGGATACCTATCGTGGGGAAGTGAATGAGCCGGATAGCCAGCATTTGTATGTTTATTGTGCTAATAATCCGGTGAACTATGTGGATCCAAGTGGACATAAGTTTTTAGGATATTGGAGTTCAAAACAACATTACTACGCATTTAATCAAAATGCACCGCAAATGTACGCAGGATATAATGATTTTTATGATATGAATTCTTGGGCTGTGGGTGACTTGACTACAAAGAAGATTGAGACTTCACATTGGCGTTTACAGTTTTGGAAAGGTATATATGGGCCACCATATGTACCAGCGGTAGCAAATGGTTGTGAAATCGGTTTATACTATAGAAAATCAACCCGGAGCAAACACTGGAATTGTGCATATGACTCGAACAAAAGGTTAAGAATGAGAATGTCTTTATATGCAAATGGGAAAAAATTATTTACACGTGATAGTAAAACATCGACTGACCAAGGAAAAGCATGGTGGTTAACAGGATTTACTCCTAGACCATATTTACCAAAAAAGAAGACATGGGGAAAAACTACTTTAAAAATGACAGGTACATTGTGGTTTCCTTCAAGTGGAAAATACAGGACACAAATGAGGGATTTATCTAAAAAATTGGCTAAGGCTAAGTTTAAAAACTTGAAGGTAAACGGGTCATTAACGAGGAGGACATTTTCCTGGAAAGGATGGTAGGTTAATATTGAAAAAAGGCTGGATGATATTTATTTTAAGTTTAGTTATTAGTTTTACAACTGGATGTAATAAACAAACAAATATGGCAGAAGAACAGTTGTATGAATCTATTTGTAGACCAAATATCCAAGGTGTAAAGGAAGCTTTGTCGAATGATAAGAAGATTGCTAACAAGAATATCAAACGTCATCGCAAGTTGAAGCCGCTGGATCTTTCTTTGAGAGAAATAGAAAATGAGCGCATCCAATTACAAATCTGCTCCATGCTAATCAAGGCAGGAGCAGATGTAAATGAAATTGGAGAAGATAAGCTTTCTCATTTATGCTGGGCTATTGAAAACAATAGATATGAGATAGCAGAAGAACTGATAAAAGCGGAGGCTGATGTAAATCAAAAAAGTGATGAAGGAAATTCTCCTTTAAGGGCTGCGGTAAGTAATTTGTATCCTTATAACTGTGAAAATAGACGAAAAATAATTGCACAGCTTTCAAATCGTGGTGTGAAACTGGATCGAGAGTTATTTACATATTTTTATCAACATAATGATTATGGAATGAATTATTATTTCGCACCAGAAATCTTAAAATTAATGCAGAAGAACAAAGTAAATCCTAATATACCAAAAGAAGTTCAATATGCAGTACAAGGAGATGACAAAAAGGTACAAAAGTATTTGAAAGAAAACAGATCCAAAAAACATTTAAACAAGAATAGTTTTTTATCATTTGCTGTGGCCTACTGTAATGTGGATACACTGAGTGTTATGAAAGAAGTCGGTTATGATTTCTCATGGAAAGATGAAGATGGTGTGAATTGTTTACAAATAGCAGCCCTATGTAATGATGCAAATGTTGTAAAATTTCTGTTGCAGGAAGGTTTGGATGGTAACAGCAGGACTGATTACTATAAAGCAGATGCTGTCTCCTTTGCAGTTCTTGGAGGGAAATTAGAAAATGCCAGATTATTAAAGAAGGATGGGAATGTGAAGTTTGAAAAAAATAAGAATGATGGAGAGGTAGTTTCATGGCAGTTTATTACGGCATTTGGAAACCAAGAATCCTTTGCAGCGATGAATGAATTGGGGTATGTACCAACTGATATTGAAGTGTATCATGCCTATGAACAAGTGAATGATGAAACTTTCAGGTATCTATTAGACCATCACTATTCAATTAAAGTTAAGGAAGATGGAGATAACTTATTGGACAGTGTATGCTTAGATGATTCAACTTACAAAGCTCAGGAACTATGTAAAAGAGGCTTAAAGGCCTCAGAGGAGAATTTAAAAACATTAATTTGGATTGGAGGCAGCCACTTAGCGAAGGAGATTATGGAAAATGGGATGACGCAAGGAAAGATCAGGAAAAATGTATTGCTTCAGGAATCAATCAACATTGGTGATTTTTCTATGGTAAGATATCTCGTTAAGAACGGTGCAGAAATAAATAAGTATGTGAAAGATGAGACAGAGAATTTTTCATGGACATCAATGAATATGGCATGTGGAAGAGAGAGCATAAAGATCATTGAGTATTTGATAAAGAATGGAGGAGATATTAATAAAAAGGATTCCGATGGGAAAGATTGTAGGCAAATTGCAGAAGAGGCGGGATACACATGGAATATCAATTATTTAAAAAGTAAAAACTGATTTTCATGAGATAATGTACTAAACTTTAAAAATGTGTTTTTATAAGCCATAGCATGGCTAGTTTAGGTGTGTTATGGCTTCTATTATAATAAATGTAATGCTTATGTTGTAATCATATTGAATAATTATTATCATCCATTAGGTACTTGCTACAATAGAACTATAGAGAGTAAAAAGGTCATTTAAGGATATATCAGATATTAATTTAGTTTTATTAAAGAATATTGACCGTGATTTATATTTAGAAGTTTTAAATATTTTAGAAATAGTAAGTGACTCATTTGCTGTTATTCAGCCATTGAGAAACTGTTGGGAGGATGTTGAATATAATGATTTTGATATCGTTAAACAGCTTATGCATTTTCATATAAAAAGCGATCGTGTTTCAAAATATGAAGGAAGAAAGAAACATATCATTCATACTCAAAGAAGGAAAAAGCTCCCTGATAATAGACATTTATTTTATTGCTGTAATGAGAGTATTGCAATATTAAAATCATATCATTCTTTTACACAGATCAGAGAAAAAGAAGGAGAAGTAGATTTCAGCTTTTTTAAAGATGGTTGTGTTATTTTTACTACAATTATTCATGAAAATATGTACTTAGGCGATCAGAAACTGTTCAATAATCTTTTGTATAAGAAAGATTCTAAATAAGTATGACGGTAGGACAAGGATATCGTTATTTTATAACGTTACTTAAGGTTTAAAAGGAGTAAACAAATATGGTTCAAAGTAATTGCAATACACAAATAGTAAGATTTGATAAAGAACTTCTATTCGATATTTTTCTTCAAGCTATAACATTGATTTTATTTTTAATTTGCATTGGTGCTCTTTTGTTTATTATTTATTCTATAATTAAAAAGTTGTTTAAGAAATATAAAAAGAAACAATAAATTGCCTAATATCCATCAAAGGGACCACTCTTGTTAATTCAATTTGCAATTACATATGCAGAAAGGATAGAGTATGAAGAGGTTGATTAAAATTCTAGTAAGTATATGTATTGTAGTTGGACTATTTAATTTATGTCTGTTATTTTTTCAGAAAGTAGGAATAAGGATTAATAATTCATCAGAGTTTAGCAATATGGCAGAGGTCTCCCCACAAACAAATTGTGTTTTAGTCAGAAAAACAAATTCTATTAAGAATTTTCCATTTATTTTTGGAGAACGGCTGTACCTATATGATATTGATAAGAATAGAGAGTATTTAATAGGGAATTGTCTGTTTCCTTTTTATTCCTATGGAGATATGTTGGTAGTCCAGAACAATAAAGTATACTATAATTATTTTAGAGAAGGACCTGGGATTGAATTATACTCAAAAAAATTAAAGGGTGTTGGCACAGGCAGAAAAATATTACAAGAAGTAGGATTATATACAGTCTCTTCAAAAGAGATCTATTATTTAAACATTGAAGAAACAACATTCAAAGAAGAAAAGAATTATCTTTATAAAAAGAATCTGGAAAATGGAGAAATAAAAACAGTATTAAAAGAAAATTTGTCCGATATATTGCGGTTTGATCATGGGTATCTCTATAGTTGGAATAGGTACTCCAAGGAGGTCTTAGAAATAAATGAACAGACCAAATCAATCGTCAGATGCCCACAAAATGAGCCGCCACTGTGGATCGGTTATGTAGATTCGAAACAATTCTTAATTATAGATGAATCAAATATTGTTTTGTACAATAAAAGAACAAAGAAAAAAAGGTATCTGGTTAAAAATATTAAAAGAGAAGATGAGTTACTAAATGAAAAAGCAAAAATTGAGAATGGTTATTTATACTATAGCAATTTAAAATCAGATTTTTACCGTTTAAATATTAAGTCAGGCAAGAAAGAAAAAATAATCTCACTTTTAAGTTTTCATGATATAAAAAAGTACATTAAAAATAATGAACATTATACGGATATTAACTTTTATAAGGATTATGTTGTAATTGATTTAAGTTATTCTTCCAGTAAGATATTAAATACTATGAAGAGGAGATTGCTTGTTTTTAATTATCGAGGAAAGTTAATAAGAAACAAGAAGATGGCTGCATTATTGTAATTATAGGTTAGGAAATAAGTTTTGGTATTGGTAAAGAATGTGTTTGGAGGTTTTTAATAGATAAAGGCCAAGATGGGTACTGGTTTCTTGAGGAAGGAATGAGTTTAAATGATAAAAAACTCAATATTGAACATTCTGGGATGTATTAGTTTCTTTTCTATTCTATGGATCGTTGTATTTTTTGGATTGGGTGAATTTAATCACTTTGTTTTACGTGATGTTAAGGAGGCTAAAATTGTCGTAGAACAGAATCCTAAATATAGTAATATATATTGCTTAGAATGCTTTCAAGAAAATCTATACTGTATGTCAGAATCCAAAAGCAAGATCTTAGTATATGATTTTCAAGGTAATTATGTTAAGACATTACAGTTGCCTTATTCATCAACTG
Coding sequences within:
- a CDS encoding ankyrin repeat domain-containing protein; this translates as MKKGWMIFILSLVISFTTGCNKQTNMAEEQLYESICRPNIQGVKEALSNDKKIANKNIKRHRKLKPLDLSLREIENERIQLQICSMLIKAGADVNEIGEDKLSHLCWAIENNRYEIAEELIKAEADVNQKSDEGNSPLRAAVSNLYPYNCENRRKIIAQLSNRGVKLDRELFTYFYQHNDYGMNYYFAPEILKLMQKNKVNPNIPKEVQYAVQGDDKKVQKYLKENRSKKHLNKNSFLSFAVAYCNVDTLSVMKEVGYDFSWKDEDGVNCLQIAALCNDANVVKFLLQEGLDGNSRTDYYKADAVSFAVLGGKLENARLLKKDGNVKFEKNKNDGEVVSWQFITAFGNQESFAAMNELGYVPTDIEVYHAYEQVNDETFRYLLDHHYSIKVKEDGDNLLDSVCLDDSTYKAQELCKRGLKASEENLKTLIWIGGSHLAKEIMENGMTQGKIRKNVLLQESINIGDFSMVRYLVKNGAEINKYVKDETENFSWTSMNMACGRESIKIIEYLIKNGGDINKKDSDGKDCRQIAEEAGYTWNINYLKSKN